In Pelosinus sp. UFO1, one genomic interval encodes:
- a CDS encoding nucleoside-diphosphate sugar epimerase/dehydratase produces the protein MRRKLISIALLIIDMIIVATVPFIALIIRFEGNVDFHYYSMLLNYMPAIIIVRLSTFYALGLYNRLWRYASINELLTICSAVTVSSLILFAYMYTTGSKLPRSVHILSWFFNIGFIGLSRLVVRIMHYLRQKRTKQSAKVLIIGAGDAGAMIAREINHRYYDTKRLIGFIDDDQYKNKQQLFGAAVLGNRYNIKNIVIEKQIDEIIIAMPSAGGGAIREIIHECKQTKCILKILPGMYELIDGDVTIQQLRNVEVEDLLGRDPVKLDVEQIAGYLKGKRVLVTGAGGSIGSELCRQIAKISPSSLTLLGKGENSIYEINSELREKFSKLDIEPIIADVRDKERIHSIFSQVKPQVVFHAAAHKHVPLMESQPMEAVRNNIFGTKTVAEAADEFGAEAFVMISTDKAVNPTSVMGATKRVAELIIQNLSKRSNTKFVAVRFGNVLGSRGSVIPLFKKQIAKGGPITITHPDMQRYFMTIPEASQLVLQAGAIAKGGEVFVLDMGEPVKIIDMACDLIELSGLVPHEDIKIKFSGLRPGEKLFEELLTAEEGTASTKHQKIFVANLKVVDEKKLYQGLVNLESIKHSDEVIEALKTLLPTYQNPKEKNCYIDEKISVKNHPVDHIVHIQTVPDLS, from the coding sequence ATGCGGCGTAAATTAATTTCAATTGCATTATTAATAATCGATATGATCATAGTTGCAACAGTACCCTTTATAGCTTTGATCATTCGTTTTGAGGGAAACGTAGACTTTCATTACTATAGTATGCTATTGAACTATATGCCAGCAATTATCATAGTCAGATTAAGCACATTTTATGCTTTAGGTCTATACAACCGTTTGTGGCGTTATGCTAGTATTAACGAGTTATTAACCATCTGTAGCGCAGTGACTGTTAGTTCCCTAATTCTGTTTGCCTATATGTATACGACGGGTTCAAAGCTACCAAGAAGTGTACATATTTTGAGTTGGTTTTTTAATATTGGCTTTATTGGCCTCAGTCGGCTAGTTGTTCGGATTATGCATTACCTGCGGCAAAAGCGTACAAAGCAGTCAGCTAAGGTTTTAATTATTGGTGCTGGTGATGCTGGGGCAATGATAGCAAGGGAAATAAATCACCGTTATTATGATACGAAAAGGCTTATTGGATTTATTGATGATGACCAATACAAGAATAAACAGCAATTGTTTGGTGCTGCAGTACTAGGAAACAGATATAATATAAAAAACATCGTCATAGAAAAGCAAATCGATGAAATTATTATTGCCATGCCATCAGCTGGTGGTGGTGCTATTCGGGAAATTATCCATGAATGCAAACAAACTAAATGCATACTGAAGATTTTGCCTGGTATGTATGAGCTTATTGATGGCGATGTTACCATTCAACAATTAAGGAATGTAGAAGTAGAAGACTTATTAGGAAGAGATCCTGTTAAATTGGACGTGGAACAAATTGCAGGTTATCTAAAAGGTAAACGAGTATTAGTTACTGGTGCAGGTGGGTCTATCGGTTCTGAACTTTGTCGCCAAATAGCTAAAATATCACCAAGTTCTCTAACTTTATTAGGAAAAGGTGAAAATAGTATCTATGAGATTAATAGTGAACTACGAGAAAAGTTCAGTAAACTTGACATAGAACCAATAATTGCCGATGTTCGCGATAAAGAACGAATTCACTCTATCTTTTCCCAAGTAAAACCTCAAGTTGTGTTCCATGCAGCAGCTCACAAACATGTACCACTAATGGAATCTCAGCCTATGGAGGCTGTACGTAATAATATATTTGGCACAAAAACTGTCGCGGAAGCAGCAGATGAATTTGGGGCGGAAGCCTTTGTTATGATTTCAACAGATAAGGCAGTCAATCCCACTAGTGTTATGGGAGCGACGAAACGTGTAGCAGAACTTATTATTCAAAATCTAAGTAAAAGAAGTAATACCAAATTCGTTGCTGTACGATTTGGCAATGTTCTTGGTAGTCGTGGTAGTGTGATACCCTTATTCAAAAAACAAATAGCTAAGGGTGGTCCCATCACTATTACTCATCCTGATATGCAACGTTATTTTATGACAATTCCCGAAGCCTCTCAGCTAGTTCTTCAAGCAGGAGCTATTGCCAAAGGTGGCGAGGTTTTTGTCCTTGATATGGGGGAACCAGTCAAAATAATAGATATGGCCTGTGATTTAATTGAACTTTCGGGACTTGTGCCACATGAGGATATAAAAATAAAATTTAGTGGATTAAGACCAGGGGAAAAACTATTCGAAGAACTTTTGACAGCAGAAGAAGGTACTGCTTCAACTAAACATCAAAAGATTTTTGTAGCAAATCTAAAGGTAGTAGATGAGAAGAAACTGTATCAAGGGCTTGTAAATTTGGAATCAATTAAGCACTCAGATGAGGTAATTGAGGCACTTAAAACATTATTACCAACTTACCAAAATCCTAAAGAAAAGAACTGTTACATAGACGAGAAGATTAGTGTTAAGAATCATCCGGTGGATCATATAGTGCATATTCAAACGGTACCCGATTTGAGCTGA
- a CDS encoding CpsD/CapB family tyrosine-protein kinase — translation MTTTRKLIVHEDAKSPVAEAYRTLRTNIQFSKTDGELKSIMFTSTGPGEGKSTTTANTAVALAQSGKQVILVDCDLRKPVQHKIFGKKNRGLTNILVEEVMADTYIQDTQVENLRLLSSGPIPPNPSELLGSIKMLELIDYLKNQADYVIIDAPPVIAVTDASVLASRVDGVTLVINSGFVRPEMAQKAKDLLVKANGHLLGVILNRVEIEEEHAYYYYYYGSDSKKIAK, via the coding sequence ATGACTACGACACGTAAACTGATTGTACACGAAGATGCAAAATCTCCCGTTGCCGAGGCATATCGGACACTGAGAACCAATATCCAGTTTTCGAAAACGGATGGTGAATTAAAGTCCATTATGTTTACCAGCACAGGTCCCGGAGAAGGAAAGTCAACTACCACCGCCAATACAGCCGTAGCCTTGGCGCAGTCGGGAAAACAAGTCATTCTTGTTGATTGTGACTTAAGAAAACCTGTACAACATAAGATTTTTGGCAAGAAAAATCGTGGACTAACCAATATATTGGTAGAGGAAGTTATGGCAGATACTTATATCCAAGATACGCAGGTGGAAAATCTGAGACTTCTGTCAAGCGGACCTATTCCGCCGAATCCATCTGAGTTGCTAGGTTCTATTAAAATGTTGGAGTTAATTGATTATCTTAAAAACCAGGCAGATTATGTTATTATTGATGCTCCACCAGTGATTGCTGTTACGGATGCATCTGTATTGGCATCGAGAGTCGATGGGGTTACCTTGGTCATTAATTCAGGCTTCGTTCGTCCTGAAATGGCACAAAAAGCGAAAGATTTACTGGTAAAAGCTAACGGACATTTACTGGGAGTTATCTTGAATCGGGTAGAGATTGAAGAAGAACATGCTTATTACTATTATTATTATGGTAGCGACAGTAAGAAGATCGCGAAATAA
- a CDS encoding sugar transferase yields MKLYPVIKRILDLILSLIGICILWPLFLLIAILIKLGTKGPVFFKQKRIGKNKQEFYILKFRTMRTDTPKDMPTHMLQNPDMFITKIGGFLRKTSLDELPQIINILKGEMSIIGPRPALWNQYDLIEERDKYGVNNFYPGLTGWAQINGRDELPINIKVGFDVEYADKMSFLFDVKVFLKTMFYVLRSEGVREGSRQPNTNSNYNK; encoded by the coding sequence GTGAAACTTTACCCAGTAATCAAACGTATATTGGATTTAATATTATCTCTCATAGGGATTTGTATACTTTGGCCACTTTTTTTGCTTATTGCAATCTTAATTAAACTAGGTACAAAGGGACCAGTGTTTTTTAAGCAAAAACGGATAGGCAAGAATAAACAAGAATTCTACATATTGAAATTTAGAACCATGAGGACAGATACTCCTAAGGATATGCCTACTCATATGCTACAAAATCCTGATATGTTCATAACTAAGATAGGTGGTTTTTTGAGAAAGACAAGCTTAGATGAGTTGCCACAAATTATCAACATATTAAAAGGTGAAATGAGCATCATTGGACCAAGGCCAGCTTTATGGAATCAATATGATTTGATTGAAGAAAGAGATAAATATGGAGTTAATAATTTCTATCCAGGTTTGACTGGTTGGGCGCAGATTAATGGTAGGGATGAATTGCCGATTAATATTAAGGTTGGGTTTGATGTGGAATACGCTGATAAAATGAGCTTTCTTTTTGATGTTAAAGTATTCCTAAAGACGATGTTTTATGTGCTTAGAAGTGAGGGAGTTAGGGAGGGAAGCAGGCAACCTAATACAAATTCAAATTATAATAAATAG
- a CDS encoding glycosyltransferase, whose amino-acid sequence MNKETVLYFGGFELPDKNAAAQRVVSISKSLRDIGYKVVLYGLNKEISSPHAVERKSNIIGIDMKEWGYPRSVREWFFRLSSCKKEIEIIKKTPMLKAVICYNYPAVALWRLNKFCVTNNIYLIADVTEWYPPSKKKFPLNIVKDVDTYLRMKYVQTRLQKIICISKYLYDYYKDKVPNCILIPGTIDKEEGKWGSIPEYVPNIAPTLGYAGNPGVKCEKERIDLLITAVCDLNEKGYFCQLKLAGFDQALFEIEYPYIANNVFYRKCIHYLGKLSHKECLHLISSVDYSVIIREDTRMTRAGFPTKLSESFACGTPVITTPSSNIADFVIDGKNGMVTKDFSYEALVQTIKRAITVNKNEMKDMCRFVQENNTLDYKKYTDTIANFIRLA is encoded by the coding sequence ATGAATAAGGAAACGGTTTTATACTTTGGGGGATTTGAACTGCCTGATAAAAATGCCGCAGCACAAAGAGTAGTTTCTATATCTAAATCGTTACGGGATATTGGTTATAAAGTTGTTTTATACGGGTTGAACAAGGAAATATCTAGTCCTCATGCAGTAGAGCGTAAAAGTAATATAATAGGCATTGACATGAAAGAATGGGGTTATCCCAGAAGTGTGAGGGAATGGTTTTTTCGATTAAGTTCATGTAAAAAAGAGATTGAGATAATAAAAAAAACGCCAATGTTGAAGGCGGTTATTTGTTATAATTACCCTGCGGTAGCACTATGGAGACTTAATAAATTTTGCGTGACAAACAATATATACTTAATTGCTGATGTGACGGAGTGGTATCCTCCATCAAAGAAAAAATTCCCGTTAAATATAGTGAAAGATGTAGATACGTATTTGCGAATGAAGTACGTTCAGACAAGACTTCAGAAGATTATATGTATTAGCAAATACCTTTATGATTACTATAAAGATAAAGTGCCCAATTGTATTTTGATTCCAGGAACTATAGATAAAGAAGAGGGAAAGTGGGGCAGTATACCTGAATATGTTCCTAACATTGCTCCCACCTTGGGCTATGCAGGAAATCCAGGTGTAAAATGTGAGAAGGAACGCATAGATTTATTAATAACTGCTGTGTGTGATCTAAATGAAAAAGGATACTTTTGTCAACTAAAATTAGCTGGGTTTGATCAAGCATTATTTGAAATTGAATATCCATATATTGCAAATAACGTATTCTATAGAAAATGCATACATTATTTGGGTAAATTATCGCATAAAGAGTGTTTGCATTTAATAAGTAGTGTCGATTACTCAGTTATTATAAGAGAAGACACACGTATGACAAGAGCTGGCTTTCCAACGAAATTAAGCGAAAGTTTTGCTTGTGGTACACCAGTTATTACAACGCCTTCTAGCAATATTGCTGATTTTGTTATAGATGGAAAAAATGGAATGGTTACAAAAGATTTTTCTTATGAAGCGCTTGTTCAAACGATAAAAAGAGCAATTACTGTCAATAAAAATGAAATGAAAGACATGTGTAGATTTGTACAGGAGAATAATACACTGGATTACAAAAAATATACTGATACTATAGCGAATTTTATCCGGTTAGCTTAA
- a CDS encoding glycosyltransferase family 4 protein, with the protein MMMNKKILILSNHFITLYSFRKELIKKLVEDGNDVYISMPKSDENGFFSEMGCKIIETPVDRRGINPFKDCSLLCTYIKIMQELKPDIIFSYTIKPNIYGCIASNLTKNIQVSNITGTGATFLKKNVVSTIAKMLYKISVKKSYKVFFQNSGDKDYFVQNKMIGNNYKVLPGSGVNLEQYTVCELPPDDEVNFIFVGRVMKLKGIDQYLECAKTIKEKYPQTNFYIAGFVEEGRYKEILDTYHEQGVVNYIGFQKNIKPWIQKCHCTILPSHGGEGVPNVLLESAAMGRICIATKINGSKDVIDDEVTGYLFETRDAQNLINKVEKFLKLDYEAKKRMGLDGRKKVENEFDRQIVINNYLKEVQFY; encoded by the coding sequence ATGATGATGAATAAGAAAATATTGATTTTATCAAATCATTTTATAACTTTATATTCCTTTAGAAAAGAACTTATCAAAAAGTTAGTAGAAGATGGCAATGATGTATATATCTCAATGCCTAAATCTGATGAAAACGGATTCTTCAGTGAGATGGGATGCAAAATAATAGAAACACCTGTTGATCGCAGAGGAATTAATCCTTTCAAGGATTGTAGCTTGCTTTGCACTTATATCAAAATTATGCAAGAGCTAAAGCCGGATATTATTTTTTCATATACTATTAAGCCGAATATATATGGTTGCATCGCCTCTAACCTAACTAAGAATATTCAAGTTAGCAACATTACTGGAACGGGTGCAACCTTTTTGAAGAAGAATGTTGTTAGTACAATAGCAAAGATGCTGTACAAGATTTCAGTTAAGAAGTCCTACAAAGTGTTTTTCCAGAATAGTGGTGATAAAGACTATTTTGTGCAGAACAAGATGATTGGTAATAATTATAAAGTGCTTCCTGGTTCCGGAGTCAACTTGGAACAGTATACTGTATGTGAACTACCTCCTGACGACGAAGTAAATTTCATTTTTGTTGGTAGAGTAATGAAGCTTAAAGGCATTGACCAGTATCTTGAATGTGCAAAGACAATTAAAGAAAAGTATCCACAAACTAACTTCTACATCGCGGGATTTGTTGAAGAGGGTAGATACAAAGAAATACTTGATACTTACCATGAGCAAGGTGTCGTGAATTATATAGGATTTCAGAAAAATATCAAGCCGTGGATTCAAAAATGCCACTGCACGATATTACCGTCTCATGGCGGTGAGGGAGTACCTAATGTGCTTTTAGAATCTGCAGCTATGGGTAGAATTTGTATTGCTACAAAGATCAATGGGTCTAAAGATGTTATTGACGATGAAGTAACTGGATATTTATTTGAAACTAGAGATGCACAAAACTTAATTAATAAAGTTGAAAAGTTTTTAAAGCTAGATTATGAAGCTAAAAAGCGGATGGGGTTGGATGGTAGGAAAAAGGTTGAGAATGAATTTGATAGGCAGATTGTAATAAATAATTATTTAAAGGAAGTGCAATTTTATTAA
- a CDS encoding NAD(P)-dependent oxidoreductase produces the protein MLLVTGITGHTGRYFLQELIDHKYEDTIRCVVRANSDKKMIENSGLKIEMVVGDLNDTKFLDTCLKDVTTVLHIPSIRYSLHIVEAAIKNNVPRAILVHTTGIYSKFKAASGEYKIIEKNLQDIAKNQQVKITILRPTMIYGDLCDHNISKFIKMLDKLRMFPVIDHGNGLIQPVNARNLGKAYYSVLTLPIEKAKEEYILSGEKPITMLEAFKLININLGKETIFISVPSKVGVFLARCMKGITFGKVDYIERVQRMSEDRCFSHEEAMKDFNYKPMSFEDGIEIEVKEYLKLQNR, from the coding sequence ATGTTATTAGTTACAGGGATAACAGGCCATACAGGAAGATATTTTTTGCAAGAGTTGATTGACCATAAGTATGAGGATACTATCCGTTGTGTAGTTAGAGCAAATTCAGACAAAAAGATGATTGAGAATAGCGGGTTAAAAATAGAGATGGTTGTCGGAGACTTAAATGATACTAAATTCCTAGATACTTGTTTAAAGGATGTTACTACTGTCCTACACATTCCTAGTATACGATATTCCCTCCATATCGTTGAGGCTGCAATCAAAAACAATGTACCAAGAGCAATCCTCGTGCATACCACGGGGATTTATTCAAAATTTAAGGCGGCATCTGGTGAGTATAAAATAATCGAGAAGAATTTGCAGGATATTGCGAAAAACCAGCAGGTGAAAATTACGATCCTGCGTCCTACGATGATATATGGTGATTTATGTGATCACAACATTAGTAAATTTATTAAGATGTTAGATAAATTGAGAATGTTTCCAGTAATTGACCATGGAAATGGCTTAATTCAGCCGGTTAATGCTAGAAACCTAGGTAAGGCTTATTATAGCGTACTTACGTTACCCATCGAGAAGGCAAAAGAAGAATATATTCTATCTGGTGAGAAACCGATTACAATGCTTGAGGCTTTCAAATTGATAAACATTAATTTAGGCAAAGAGACAATTTTTATTAGTGTTCCTTCAAAAGTAGGCGTTTTCTTGGCAAGATGCATGAAGGGTATTACATTCGGTAAAGTTGATTATATAGAAAGAGTTCAAAGAATGAGTGAGGATCGATGTTTCTCGCATGAGGAAGCAATGAAAGATTTTAATTATAAACCAATGTCCTTCGAGGATGGAATAGAAATAGAAGTTAAGGAGTACTTAAAATTGCAGAATCGATAG
- a CDS encoding helix-turn-helix domain-containing protein, which translates to MLKESGNSVTEVARELDMSPNTLQVDEQV; encoded by the coding sequence GTGTTAAAAGAAAGTGGCAATTCTGTCACTGAGGTCGCTAGAGAACTTGATATGAGTCCCAATACTCTTCAAGTGGATGAGCAAGTTTAG